From the genome of Argentina anserina chromosome 4, drPotAnse1.1, whole genome shotgun sequence, one region includes:
- the LOC126791123 gene encoding hsp70 nucleotide exchange factor FES1: MELRSSWMLLALTATAMIVTAVTAEHNKSGGLYWSTAEEEAQAQLQPRVDDSAVGADFDADGGFSSLDSMLQWALGHSDPDQLKEAAKEVQGLSHSDLNKKRLEIKQLMEDLKTPSDAQLMKVAILDLKNSSLPLEDRHRALEELLELVEPIDNANDLNKLGGFTVVTVELDHSDSETRKMAAWIIGKASQNNPLVQKQVLELGALTKLMDMVKSSFVEEAIKAMYAVSALLRNNIDGQEMFYLEDGDKLLQDIVSDSSIGNRLRIRAVVLLGDLAEFQILENAGTNKYQLPFFSNHTLLKSLVDITSAADLQLQEKALTTIKNLLRLKTTKALVFKDFCGLDAALERMRLRLQNLLVEEYHRDYAMDVESLRSEVQLIFQRKLEKETGMTA, from the exons atgGAGCTTCGGAGTTCATGGATGCTACTAGCTCTAACGGCGACGGCGATGATTGTTACGGCCGTCACGGCAGAGCACAACAAGTCGGGAGGTCTATACTGGTCaacggcggaggaggaggctcAGGCTCAGCTCCAGCCTAGGGTTGACGATTCCGCCGTGGGCGCCGACTTCGACGCCGACGGAGGCTTCTCGTCGCTCGATTCGATGCTGCAGTGGGCGCTGGGACACTCCGATCCCGATCAATTGAAAGAGGCGGCGAAAGAGGTGCAGGGGCTGAGCCATTCGGACCTGAACAAGAAGCGGCTGGAGATCAAGCAGCTGATGGAGGACCTCAAGACGCCGTCGGATGCTCAGCTGATGAAGGTGGCGATACTCGACCTGAAGAACTCGTCGCTGCCGCTCGAAGATCGCCACCGCGCCCTCGAGGAGCTGCTGGAGCTTGTGGAACCGATTGACAATGCCAACG ATTTGAACAAGCTTGGAGGATTTACTGTGGTGACAGTAGAGCTGGATCATTCGGATTCCGAGACGAGGAAAATGGCGGCGTGGATTATTGGGAAGGCTAGTCAGAACAATCCACTAGTTCAAAAGCAG GTTTTGGAACTCGGGGCGCTGACTAAGCTAATGGATATGGTAAAATCGAGCTTTGTGGAAGAGGCCATTAAGGCAATGTATGCTGTTTCGGCCTTGCTGAGGAATAATATAGATGGCCAGGAAATGTTCTATCTGGAAGATGGGGATAAATTGCTTCAG GATATTGTGAGTGATTCGAGCATTGGTAACAGACTGCGCATAAGAGCGGTGGTTCTTCTGGGAGATCTTGCAGAGTTTCAGATTTTAGAAAATGCGGGTACAAATAAGTATCAGCTTCCCTTTTTTAGTAATCACACTCTCTTGAAGTCTCTGGTTGATATCACATCTGCTGCTGACCTTCAGCTACAGGAAAAG GCCCTAACAACGATTAAGAATCTTCTGCGACTCAAGACAACCAAAGCTCTGGTGTTTAAGGACTTTTGTGGGTTGGATGCTGCATTGGAGAGAATGAGGCTGCGGCTGCAGAATTTATTGGTAGAGGAATATCACAGAGATTATGCGATGGATGTAGAAAGCCTCCGCAGTGAAGTGCAGCTAATTTTCCAAAGAAAGCTGGAAAAG GAGACAGGGATGACTGCATGA
- the LOC126791098 gene encoding U2 small nuclear ribonucleoprotein A': MVRLTADLIWKSPHFFNALKERELDLRGNKIPVIENLGATEDQFDTIDLSDNEIVKLENLPYLNRLGTLIINNNRITRINPNIGEFLPKLHTLVLTNNRLVNLVEIDPLSSLSKLQYLSLLDNNITKKPNYRLYVIHKLKSLRVLDFKKIKDKERLEAKTLFSSKEVEEEARKVSPKKFVPAEDLEMAEEQQTPKVVAPTQDQINAIKAAIVNSQTLEEVARLEQALKSGQLPADLKIMDDDTVPSTGKEKDDGMVVTNENEANAEVKDVEEQKDNEIESMDQE; this comes from the exons ATGGTGAGGCTCACTGCGGATTTGATATGGAAAAGCCCTCACTTTTTCAATGCTCTTAAGGAGAGAGAGCTCGATCTTCGAG GTAATAAGATACCTGTAATTGAAAACCTGGGAGCTACAGAG GACCAATTTGACACCATTGATTTGTCTGACAATGAGATTGTTAAGCTGGAGAACTTGCCCTATCTTAATCGTTTGGGTACTTTGATTATTAATAATAATCGAATTACCCGTATCAATCCCAACATTGGAG AGTTCTTGCCGAAGTTACATACTTTAGTACTTACCAACAACAGGCTAGTCAACTTGGTAGAGATTGACCCTCTTTCATCTCTCTCCAAGTTGCAGTACCTTAGTCTGTTGGATAACAACATCACAAAGAAACCCAATTACAGGCTGTACGTGATCCACAAATTAAAATCACTTCGGGTTCTGGATTTTAAGAAAATTAAGGACAAG GAGAGACTGGAAGCAAAAACTTTGTTCTCATCTAAAGAAGTTGAGGAGGAGGCTAGAAAGGTATCCCCCAAGAAATTTGTGCCAGCTGAGGATTTGGAAATGGCCGAGGAACAACAGACTCCAAAAGTGGTTGCCCCCACTCAGGATCAAATTAATGCTATCAAG GCTGCCATTGTGAACTCCCAGACTCTTGAAGAGGTTGCAAGACTTGAACAG GCACTGAAGTCAGGTCAGCTTCCTGCAGATTTGAAAATCATGGACGATGATACTGTGCCCTCTACTGGTAAAGAAAAGGATGATGGAATGGTTGtaacaaatgaaaatgagGCCAATGCAGAAGTAAAAGATGTGGAGGAACAGAAGGACAATGAAATAGAATCAATGGATCAG GAATAG
- the LOC126790931 gene encoding eukaryotic peptide chain release factor subunit 1-3 — translation MSDGQETDKNIEIWKIKKLIKALEAARGNGTSMISLIMPPRDQISRVTKMLGDEFGTASNIKSRVNRQSVLGAITSAQQRLKLYNKVPPNGLVLYTGTIVTDDGKEKKVTIDFEPFRPINASLYLCDNKFHIEALNELLESDDKFGFIVMDGNGTLFGTLSGNTREVLHKFSVDLPKKHGRGGQSALRFARLRMEKRHNYVRKTAELATQFFINPATSQPNVSGLILAGSADFKTELSQSDMFDPRLQAKILNVVDVSYGGENGFNQAIELSAEILSNVKFIQEKKLIGKYFEEISQDTGKYVFGVDDTLKALEMGAVEILIVWESLDINRYVLKHSSTGEIMVKHLNKEQESNQSNFRDAETNAELEVQDKTSLLEWFANEYRRFGCSLEFVTNKSQEGSQFCRGFGGIGGILRYQLDMRSFDEFSDDGEVYDDSE, via the coding sequence ATGTCGGATGGTCAGGAGACTGATAAGAACATTGAGATATGGAAGATCAAGAAGTTGATCAAGGCCCTTGAAGCTGCTAGGGGTAATGGGACCAGCATGATTTCTCTCATCATGCCTCCCCGCGATCAGATCTCTCGTGTAACTAAGATGCTTGGCGATGAGTTTGGTACTGCTTCTAATATCAAGAGTAGAGTGAATCGTCAGTCAGTTCTGGGGGCGATTACATCTGCTCAGCAGCGGCTCAAGCTTTACAACAAGGTTCCTCCTAACGGGCTTGTTCTGTATACTGGAACAATTGTTACTGACGACGGGAAGGAAAAGAAGGTGACAATTGATTTTGAGCCTTTCAGGCCTATCAATGCGTCTCTTTACCTCTGTGATAACAAGTTCCATATTGAAGCTCTGAATGAACTCTTGGAATCTGATGACAAATTTGGGTTCATTGTGATGGATGGTAATGGGACTCTTTTCGGGACACTAAGTGGCAACACAAGAGAGGTGCTCCATAAATTTAGTGTTGACCTGCCAAAGAAACACGGAAGAGGAGGACAATCAGCTCTTCGTTTTGCTCGTCTTCGAATGGAGAAGCGTCACAACTATGTTAGGAAGACAGCAGAGCTTGCCACACAGTTCTTCATTAATCCCGCCACCAGCCAGCCGAATGTTTCAGGATTGATACTAGCTGGATCTGCTGACTTTAAGACTGAGCTTAGTCAGTCAGATATGTTTGATCCCCGTCTCCAGGCCAAGATTCTCAATGTGGTGGATGTTTCTTATGGAGGAGAGAATGGCTTTAACCAGGCTATTGAGTTGTCAGCTGAGATCCTGTCTAATGTGAAGTTCATACAGGAGAAGAAGTTGATCGGAAAGTACTTTGAGGAAATAAGTCAGGATACTGGGAAGTATGTTTTTGGTGTAGATGACACACTTAAAGCCCTGGAGATGGGTGCTGTTGAGATACTTATTGTGTGGGAAAGTCTGGACATCAATAGGTATGTTCTAAAACATAGCAGTACTGGTGAGATCATGGTGAAGCATTTAAACAAGGAGCAGGAAAGCAATCAAAGCAACTTCAGGGATGCTGAGACCAATGCAGAACTAGAGGTTCAGGACAAGACATCACTATTGGAGTGGTTTGCTAATGAGTACCGGCGGTTTGGGTGTTCACTTGAGTTTGTGACCAACAAATCACAAGAGGGGTCACAGTTCTGCCGAGGTTTTGGAGGGATTGGAGGAATTCTCCGCTACCAGCTTGACATGAGGTCGTTCGATGAGTTTTCTGACGATGGTGAAGTGTATGATGATTCTGAATAG
- the LOC126791141 gene encoding histone-lysine N-methyltransferase ASHR2, with protein sequence MAMTKELRLTEIQGRGRSLVAAQPLKGGQIILRDSPILLYSALPLLTPSPSPYCDHCFKTLHPQNAAVSLCPSCSHHRFCSPTCLSAAHSSSHSPFVCHSLSKLRNCPSPLSSQPPDRQVQARFLIAAYNLAAVSPASFQVLLSLQGEPRDSEEAQFLHSLISTLCPPPQQQQVFMVEITAALLAKDKLNAFGLMEPPSELGLRSSRAYGVYPKASFFNHDCLPNACRFDYVDEANTDIVVRMIHDVPAGREVCLSYFPVNEPFSRRQRTLAEDYGFVCKCDRCNVEANWSDNEEAEEEGDGSAEGMDEDQDQEMEGDSESEAGCDIVDGAQGEADFPHAYFFVRFMCSRTNCWGTLAPLPPKDDGTSSGVMECNVCGSVKKDEEISGHGQNGLGLEG encoded by the coding sequence ATGGCAATGACAAAGGAGTTGAGACTAACCGAGATACAAGGCAGAGGAAGGTCACTAGTGGCGGCTCAGCCACTCAAAGGCGGCCAAATCATTCTCCGCGACTCTCCCATCCTCCTCTACTCCGCGCTCCCTCTCCTCACTCCCTCCCCTTCCCCTTATTGCGACCACTGTTTCAAAACCCTACACCCCCAAAACGCCGCCGTTTCACTCTGCCCCTCCTGCTCCCACCACCGCTTCTGCAGCCCCACTTGCCTCTCCGCCGCCCACTCCTCCTCCCACTCTCCCTTCGTCTGCCACTCCCTCTCCAAATTACGAAACTGCCCCTCCCCTCTCTCCTCCCAGCCCCCCGACCGCCAGGTCCAAGCTCGCTTCCTGATCGCCGCCTACAACCTCGCCGCCGTCTCTCCGGCGAGCTTCCAGGTGCTTCTATCTCTCCAGGGCGAGCCGAGAGACTCCGAGGAAGCTCAGTTCCTGCACTCGCTGATCTCGACTCTGTGTCCTCCGCCGCAGCAGCAGCAGGTGTTCATGGTGGAGATCACGGCGGCGCTTCTGGCCAAGGACAAGCTCAATGCGTTCGGATTGATGGAGCCGCCTTCGGAGCTGGGGCTGCGGTCGAGCAGAGCGTATGGGGTTTACCCCAAGGCCTCGTTCTTCAACCATGATTGTCTCCCCAATGCGTGCCGATTCGATTACGTTGATGAAGCTAATACTGACATTGTAGTGAGGATGATTCATGACGTTCCGGCCGGGAGGGAGGTTTGCTTGAGCTATTTCCCTGTTAATGAGCCGTTTTCGAGGCGGCAGAGGACTCTGGCTGAGGACTATGGCTTTGTGTGTAAATGTGATCGTTGCAATGTCGAGGCCAATTGGTCTGACAATGAGGAAGctgaggaggagggagatggTTCGGCCGAGGGGATGGATGAGGATCAAGACCAGGAAATGGAGGGAGATTCGGAGTCAGAAGCCGGGTGTGACATTGTGGATGGTGCTCAAGGAGAGGCTGATTTTCCACATGCCTATTTCTTTGTGAGGTTTATGTGTAGCAGAACCAACTGCTGGGGCACGCTAGCTCCTTTGCCGCCGAAGGATGATGGGACTTCTTCTGGTGTTATGGAATGCAATGTGTGTGGAAGTGTTAAGAAAGATGAGGAGATTAGTGGTCATGGACAAAATGGGCTCGGTTTGGAAGGCTAA
- the LOC126792329 gene encoding uncharacterized protein LOC126792329, with translation MNATSPNDFIQALENHTGSDSNTNIDDEDAVAEYYHLVSAIDSEDEDDDIEHPQHDVVVSHSQLIPNDVIIDQEQRGVSLLRLNDCVNDSGNKKEIGEGSDSTIREDESRCNVPLTPENATRVCPIPDPSPPLFPQ, from the exons ATGAACGCGACCTCTCCTAACGATTTCATCCAAG CTCTAGAAAACCACACCGGAAGCGATTCCAACACCAACATCGACGACGAAGATGCCGTTGCCGAGTACTACCATCTAGTCTCCGCCATCGATTCCGAAGACGAGGACGATGACATTGAGCATCCCCAACATGATGTCGTTGTTTCTCACTCGCAGCTCATCCCAAACGACGTGATCATAGACCAGGAGCAGAGGGGAGTGTCGTTGCTCAGATTAAACGACTGTGTCAATGACAGCGGCAACAAAAAGGAGATTGGGGAGGGCTCTGATTCGACAATCAGAGAAGACGAGAGCCGCTGCAACGTGCCGTTGACGCCGGAGAATGCAACGAGGGTCTGCCCCATCCCCGATCCCAGTCCACCTCTGTTTCCTCAATGA
- the LOC126790935 gene encoding uncharacterized protein LOC126790935 yields the protein MALYEPIKVHEVDEEDGMADSVIIKNVNQDVEMAVPISKLTSSAPPNDAVSFATAYSHSEGTTLPTCSKVLHRQQQRLVSLDVFRGLTVALMILVDEAGGLLPPINHAPWNGLTLADLVMPFFLFMVGVSLSLVYKRLSCRAIATKKALLRGFKLLALGMFLQGGFFHGIKELIFGVDIAKMRWMGILQRIGIGYLVAALCEIWLKGDGTVISGSSLLRKYKLQLVMAVMISVTYLLLLYGLYVPDWEYQVSTGPSSAPKIFSVKCGVRGDTGPACNAVAMIDRNLLGLQHLYRRPIY from the exons ATGGCGCTGTACGAGCCTATCAAAGTTCATGAAGTTGATGAAGAAGACGGAATGGCGGATTCCGTGATCATCAAGAATGTAAATCAAGACGTTGAGATGGCTGTTCCGATCTCCAAGCTCACATCCTCCGCCCCTCCAAACGACGCAGTCTCCTTCGCCACCGCCTACAGTCACTCCGAGGGAACCACATTGCCTACTTGTTCCAAGGTGCTCCACCGCCAGCAGCAACGGCTCGTTTCGCTCGACGTCTTTCGCGGACTTACGGTTGCG CTGATGATATTAGTGGACGAAGCTGGGGGACTTCTGCCTCCAATTAACCATGCACCCTGGAATGGTTTGACACTTGCAGATTTAGTCATGCCATTCTTCCTCTTTATGGTTGGTGTTTCACTTTCCCTTGTGTACAAG AGATTGTCATGCAGGGCCATTGCAACCAAAAAAGCATTATTGAGGGGGTTTAAGCTTCTAGCATTAGGCATGTTTCTTCAAGGTGGATTTTTCCACGGCATCAAGGAACTAATTTTCGGGGTCGATATTGCAAAGATGAGATGGATGGGCATTCTACAG AGAATTGGAATAGGGTATTTAGTGGCTGCATTGTGCGAGATTTGGCTTAAGGGCGATGGGACTGTTATTTCAGGATCATCTCTGCTCAGGAAGTATAAACTTCAGCT GGTTATGGCAGTGATGATAAGTGTGACATATCTGTTGTTATTATATGGCTTGTATGTTCCTGATTGGGAGTACCAAGTTTCTACTGGACCCTCCTCTGCACCAAAAATATTTTCA GTGAAATGTGGAGTAAGGGGTGACACAGGACCGGCATGTAATGCTGTTGCGATGATTGATCGCAATTTATTGGGTCTTCAGCATTTATATAGAAGACCCATCTATTGA
- the LOC126792330 gene encoding uncharacterized protein LOC126792330, whose product MAIVTCLVGLHYGHIINHFKDHRNRVLHWTISSTSLVVLGLGMDLFGMRINKALYTFSYMCMTAGSAGIIFAGIYLMVDVCSYRRPTIVLEWMGKHALAIFVLVACNLLPVILHGFYWGKPQNNILTLVGIGK is encoded by the exons ATGGCCATTGTTACCTGCTTGGTTGGTTTGCACTACGGTCACATCATTAACCATTTTAAGGATCACCGGAACAGAGTTCTGCACTGGACTATTTCATCCACGTCTCTCGTAGTCTTAGGCCTTGGAATGGACTTATTTG GTATGCGTATAAACAAGGCTCTTTACACATTCAGTTACATGTGTATGACAGCTGGTTCTGCCGGCATTATCTTTGCAGGAATCTACTTGATG GTTGATGTTTGCAGCTACCGGCGTCCAACTATTGTACTGGAGTGGATGGGGAAGCATGCATTGGCAATTTTTGTTCTTGTAGCTTGCAATCTCTTGCCAGTTATTCTTCATGGATTTTACTGGGGCAAGCCTCAGAATAACATT CTCACCTTAGTTGGAATTGGAAAATGA
- the LOC126791669 gene encoding UPF0481 protein At3g47200-like, with protein sequence MAQWILQINEDLKNMEGLSTERDHWNKGSIYKLPASLTDMNKKAYKPQTVSFGPYHYNSSHPMEEHKHRALLHFLKRCGKSLEVFVDALAEVESDLKNSYTMLHSVPNEVIDNFLQLMIIDGCFMLEILRTAVNAPDDYAPNDPIFSEHGRLHVVPYIKRDMLMLENQLPMLVLEMLVAVEHGKPKDEEFVTKLIVKFLCSCNVSANMGKCVHVLDVYRKSLLQYGPDPKYIRHKIQSMAREDEIVWSATELNEAGIRFKKSATTSLKDITFARGVLRLPVVVVDDTTESMFLNLMAFERFHVGAGTEVTSYLLFMDNIIDNARDVALLHSKGILHNGLGSDKAVANLFNSLSKDVTQDPDSSLQIVHKRVYHYCRKPWNVWRANLIHTYFRNPWAIISFVAGLFLFVFTIAQTGYSIIPYYYPRDSSPNTVIVVPAPPNHSSSSSPSTLLTSFILVSIVCMLTN encoded by the exons ATGGCTCAGTGGATTCTTCAAATTAATGAAGatctcaagaacatggaagGTCTTTCAACAGAAAGAGATCACTGGAATAAGGGATCAATCTACAAACTACCAGCCAGCCTCACAGACATGAATAAGAAGGCCTACAAACCTCAAACAGTCTCCTTCGGACCTTACCACTACAATTCGTCACATCCGATGGAGGAGCATAAGCACCGCGCGCTGCTTCATTTCCTCAAAAGATGCGGAAAGTCTCTTGAGGTGTTTGTAGATGCACTGGCTGAAGTAGAGAGTGATTTGAAGAACTCGTATACTATGCTGCATTCTGTGCCAAACGAAGTTATAGACAATTTTCTGCAACTGATGATTATAGATGGCTGTTTCATGCTGGAAATCTTGAGGACTGCTGTGAATGCACCGGATGATTATGCTCCTAATGATCCTATCTTCAGCGAGCACGGTAGGCTCCATGTCGTGCCATACATCAAGCGCGACATGTTAATGCTGGAGAATCAGTTGCCAAtgcttgttcttgaaatgctGGTGGCAGTTGAACATGGTAAACCCAAG GATGAAGAGTTTGTGACCAAGCTCATAGTTAAGTTCCTCTGCTCCTGCAATGTTTCTGCAAACATGGGCAAGTGTGTGCATGTATTGGACGTGTACAGGAAGAGTCTGCTTCAGTATGGACCTGATCCCAAATATATTCGCCACAAAATACAGTCCATGGCGCGTGAAGATGAGATCGTCTGGTCTGCAACAGAGCTCAACGAGGCAGGAATCAGGTTCAAGAAAAGTGCAACTACAAGCCTCAAAGACATCACATTTGCTCGGGGAGTGTTGAGGTTGCCTGTGGTTGTTGTCGATGACACCACCGAGTCCATGTTCTTAAATCTGATGGCATTTGAGAGATTCCATGTAGGAGCAGGAACTGAGGTGACATCTTATCTGCTCTTCATGGACAACATCATAGACAATGCGAGGGATGTCGCCCTCTTACACTCGAAAGGGATCCTCCATAATGGTCTGGGGAGTGACAAAGCAGTGGCTAATCTGTTCAATTCACTCTCTAAAGATGTGACACAGGATCCGGATAGTAGCCTTCAAATTGTACATAAGAGGGTGTATCACTACTGCAGAAAGCCCTGGAATGTGTGGCGCGCCAATCTTATTCACACTTACTTCCGAAATCCATGGGCTATAATCTCTTTCGTTGCTGGTTTGTTCCTCTTTGTGTTCACTATAGCTCAGACTGGATATTCCATAATACCCTATTACTACCCACGAGATTCTTCTCCTAACACTGTCATTGTTGTTCCAGCTCCTCCAAACCATTCCTCCTCCTCGTCACCATCAACACTTTTGACTTCTTTCATtcttgtttctattgtatgcaTGCTTACCAATTGA